Below is a window of Dromiciops gliroides isolate mDroGli1 chromosome 5, mDroGli1.pri, whole genome shotgun sequence DNA.
atcaattgttctttaaatatttagtagaattcacttctaAATCATTCTGACCCTTGAGATTTTGTCTTGGGTAGTTAatttcttgtttgttcaatttctttttctaagaaagaattttttaagtgTTCAGGGATTGTGTTTTAAGGGAAAATTAATGATGAGATTTTGAAAGGATTGAAATGCAAATGGTGTTAGCTATGAAGAGATATGGAATGAATAGAAGCAGATAGTTCTGACAAAAGTCAGACAaactattgttaaaaaaaaaaaaccttaaaacaaACCATATACTTATTCTCGCTAATTTATACCAGAATCAGCACCTAagtgatgttatttttttttatcaagtaaAATGAAGATCCAGTGACAATTTCCATGACTTACCCCTATTTCAAGGGCTAATAGATTTTGTCACCCTCTTCCTCAtatctaaattctctctccttttacacaAAGGTCCATCAGAAGTCAGGGATGACAAACCATACAGAGATAACATTATTTATCCTTCGAGGACTAACAGATGATCCACAGCTAAAGATTCtgattttcatctttctctttttcacataTGTTTTGACTATAATTGGCAAcatgatcatcatcatcctcacctTGATGGATGCCCAACTTAAGACACCCATGTACTTTTTCCTCCGAAACTTTTCCTTTTTAGAAGTGGCATTCACAACTGCTTATATTCCCAGATATCTCTACAGCTTGTCAACTGGAGACAATACCATTACCTATAATGCCTGCTTTGCCCAAATATTTTTTGTCATAATTCTTGGGGCAACAGAATTTTTTCTTCTGGCCACCATGTCCTATGATCGCTATGTGGCCATCTGCAAACCTCTCCACTACACAACCATCATGAACAGCAAAGTCTGTAACCAGCTTCTCCTGAGTTCTTGGCTGGCTGGGTTGATGATCATCCTCCCACCAATTAGTCTGGGCCTCCAGATGGAATTCTGTGACTCTAACATTGTTGATCATTTTGGCTGTGATGCATTTCCCATATTAAAGATTGCATGCTCAGATACACAATTCATTgaaaagatggttttgatttttgcAGTGTTGACACTCATTATCACCTTATTCTTAGTGTTTTTGTCCTATGCATACATTATCAGGACAGTTCTCAGATTCCCCTCAGCTCAGCAAAGGAAAAAGGCCTTTTCCACTTGTTCCTCCCACATGATTGTTGTCTCCATCACCTATGGCAGCTGTATCTTCATCTATATCAAGCCATCTGCAAAAGAAGGAGTGGCTTTCAATAAGGTGGTGTCAGTGCTCACAACTTCAGTTGCCCCTGTTATGAATCCTTTAATTTATGCCCTAAGGAACAAGCAAGTAATACAAGCCTTTAAGGACTCAGCCAAAAAGATTTTCTTCCTCTCAAAGCAATAAAAATCTTTTAACTTAAAGATGCTAAATCTGAAGAACCTTTATGTCTTGCATTCCATAATCCTTTTTAATTTCCCTTGCTAATAACCCATAACCATAGTCCAGTCACTATAAGCTTCtcacatttcctttcccttaaaatgaaaatgttcccAAATGCCAGAGAATCAAGGTTTCCTCTGACACTCATTCCCCCATTGTCAGGTTCTGCTATGACATAACCACCTCACTCTCTATTTCAGCCTGCAAAACCATCCTACCCCCAACTTCAGGCActgaaatgaattattttccCCTCCCCAGATCATATATGGAGGGCTCTTATTTGCTACAGTTGTGGAGTCATCAGTTCTACTAGTTAGAGGGGTTCTTATTAGTCATCTAGTACCATCCCTTTAGAACTGCAACCTTCATTCTTCTTGCTGATATGCATACCTGTTGCCAATATTCCTTACCTCTCTTcttcaatttcatattttttctttaagaactGGATAACtaaaagaaagaacagagcaaaataaaaaatagactggaaagacttgtgttgTCTTCTAAATAAGAATATTAAAGATGAATGTATTAATGAGTATCATGTATAAACAtctatcaattaaaaataattctcatTAAAAGACAAACTATATGTTGAATAACAAAacccattaaaaataataatgaattgaGGCAACATAAATGATAGAGATTCAAGAACAACCTGAAAATgagtcataaaaataaaatatattatgttttgggggaaaaaagaattataacactaagaaaacaaaccaaaaattgGTGGATATAAGTAAATTGGAtctcaaaagaaaatgaagttaacCTTacccaatcaatcagtaagcattaatTGAATTCAATAGCTATTTATTAATCAGCTACAATGTACCAAGAACTACAGGAGGTTCTCTACACGAATGAAAGAGTCCCTATCTTCAAGGATCTAACATTCTACATGGGCAAACAACATTTTCagagagaaaatgtaaaatatatctgAAATAAAGATAACTAACAATTGAGGGGAGCAGAAAAGGCCTCTTTCAGGGAGGCAAGCTATAGCCAACCCTTGGATAGAGTCTGGAGCCTAAGGAGTCAAGTATGAaaggggagaacattccaggcataggtaCAGTTTGTGTAAAGTTATGAATTTAGAAGACAGAATGTCATGTCCAGGTTACAAAAAGGAGGTCAGTTTGGCTGTGTCATAGAGTAAACGAAAATAAGTCATGTGTACTTATACTAGAAAGGTAGATCcagattataaaggactttgtaTGGTACaaagagtttatttttttgtcttggcATTAATAGGGGGACACTGAATTTTCTGCAtcaagggaatgacatggtcagacctgtgaaATGTCAATTTGGCAGCCATGTAtgaaatggattggagaggaagaAGTCAGCATATGAAAAGACCAGTAAGATGATCATTGAAATAGATTAATTAAGAGGcaacaaatacctgaaagtacaTAATTGTGATATAAGTTTAcaaaaaatgaggaaaggaaaatatgTCATGGAAATAAAAATTGACAAGAATTGGAAATGGGGTCAATATGAGGAATAATTGAAAGTGACACATGAGTGTGTAGAAAAAAAAGGTGGTAACCATTAACAGAAATTGGGAAGCTGGGAAGATGGCTAGCTTTGTAGTGAAAGTTAATACATTCTGTTTTGGAGTCTGTGGTGTCTATGGCACATACAATTGGAGATGCGCAACATACAGTTAGAGATGTGAAATTCAAGGTGAAGGGAAATATGATGGCTGGATGTGTGTACTGGTGAGCATTTGGAAATCATCTGCATATAGATTAATACTTGGACACATGCTAGCTGATGAGATCATAAGAATGAATAGTGTAATAATAGAAGAGGacacagaaaagaaatattgGGTACACCTAGACATCATGAAAAAGATCTGGATGATAAtcttcaaaaaaggaaactgaaaactaGAAATGAATCAATTATTATAACTGTACAACTGAATTATTCAGTACTGACCCCTATTCTCATGTGACTGGATGTCCCACAGCCATCATAAACTCACCATTCCCCAAACTAAATTTTTCACTCTTCCCACCAAACCTTTCtcccttcctaacttccctaagGCTCTAAAGGCACTGTCATTTCCCAATCATCCAGGCTTAGAACCTAGATGTCACCTTCATCTTCCCTCTCTCacccatccaatctgttgctaaataCTGTCCtatctaccttcacaacatttctcctACACATCCCTTTTAATCTCTGAAACTACCACCATCCTGATGCAGGTATCCatcatctggactattgcaatagccttctctCTACTTCTCCCTACTTCAAAGCTCTGCACACTCTAGTTCATCTGCCACTCAgctttcaaattgattttcccaaagcacaagTGTGACCCAATCACTTCTCCCCATTCATTAAACTCCAATAGCTCACttttacttccaggatcaaaaatgaatctgttttgttttcaaagctcttcataacctagacCCTTCCTAATTTTCCACTCCTCTTATATCTTACTACTCACCACTGACTCTGAAATCAAATTACCCTGCCTTCTTACTATTTCTGccaacttcatttttcttgactgTCCACCACACCTGAAATACTCttacttcctcatctccacctcctgacttccttggcttccttcaagtctcagctaaaaccttCCTTCTGCAAGAAGCTGTGCCTggttccccttaatgctagtacctcCCCCTCTAAGGTCATCTCCATTTTATCTGGGAAAAAGAGTTGTTTGCCTATAATCTCTTCATTAAACTGAGCTTCTTGACAGCAGATACTGTTTTTGtcttgtatcttcagcacttatgACAGAGTtcagaacatagtaagtgcttaataagtgcgtTTTTGTTGCACTTGGATAGAATTGGTCAAGCAGGtaagagaacaagaaaagaaaactatatatatatatatatatatatatatatattttttttttttgcggggcaatgggggttaagtgacttgcccaaggtcacacagctagtaagtgtcaagtgtctgaggctggatttgaactcaggtcctcctgaatccagggctggtgctttatccactgcaccac
It encodes the following:
- the LOC122729243 gene encoding olfactory receptor 6C2-like; this encodes MTNHTEITLFILRGLTDDPQLKILIFIFLFFTYVLTIIGNMIIIILTLMDAQLKTPMYFFLRNFSFLEVAFTTAYIPRYLYSLSTGDNTITYNACFAQIFFVIILGATEFFLLATMSYDRYVAICKPLHYTTIMNSKVCNQLLLSSWLAGLMIILPPISLGLQMEFCDSNIVDHFGCDAFPILKIACSDTQFIEKMVLIFAVLTLIITLFLVFLSYAYIIRTVLRFPSAQQRKKAFSTCSSHMIVVSITYGSCIFIYIKPSAKEGVAFNKVVSVLTTSVAPVMNPLIYALRNKQVIQAFKDSAKKIFFLSKQ